The Chryseobacterium phocaeense genome includes the window CTGCAAAGCATAAGAAGCCGTTGGCTTTGCCGCATCCAGTGCACTTTCCGTTCCCAGATAAATCCGGGCTATATCTTTTGGATTGAGATTGTAATCTTTAATCAGCTTCAGTAAGGCCTCTGCCGCAAATGTTGCCGTATCTTCATGAACATCGGGAAAACCCATTTTATGCAGTCCTAATCCTTTTTCCAGTTTTGCAGGTTCAATTCCTCTTTTTTCCGCCAAATCTCTGATCTCCAAATACAAAGACGGTACATAATAGCCCGCAGCCTCAATTCCAAAAGTCATTTTATTGTAAATTTTTATACGAATTTATAAAATGATGTTTGAATAAGCTATGAAAGAAGGTCCATAATTTCCTTTTTAAGGTTAAAAATCATAAAACTGAGTTCGGGAAGGCATTTTTGTTTTTATGATTGGTCAGGAAGTTTGAAGCTGGAAGAGGGAAGTTATTGAAATCCACAGGTAGAAATATACGTGGCCTTTATTCATTTTTTAAATCCGGTTCAACAAATTTAAAGGTAAATGTTTAATATCATAGTCTAATAGTTACTTCCAGCCTCCATCTTCCCTCTCCCTGTCCTTGCTTAACTTCTTATCCCGGATTCAAACTAAAATAGAATTAAAAAAATTATCAGCTCCAACACAGAATATTCCGATTAGTATTATTAAATTGCAGCCCATCATGTATGCTGCTGTAAAAAACATTATCCGAAAAATTATTCCGCAAAAGTTTCTTTTTGAAAACGAAATGTTTTTCAGGAAAAGCCTGTATCCTTTTTACAAAGGCAGCGATTGCGAATGTAATATCTGCCATGCTAAACTTAAACACTTCATCAAATTAGAGAATGGTAACCTGCTTTGTCCCATCTGTGGGAGCTTACCAAGATCGAGAAGGCTTTTCAAAATCGTCAGTGAAGATTATCTGAAGCCTGGTCTTTCCATTCTGGATTTTTCTCCTTCGAGGGCTATTTTCCGGGCATTAAGGAGCAGAAAAGACATCCGCTATTTTCCTACGGATTACGAAGATGAATTTCTAGCAGATTATCATTTTGACATCACAAAAATAGATTCGGCATCTGATCAGTTTGATCTGATTATGTGTTATCATGTTCTTGAACATATTGAGGATGATACATCTGCCATGAGTGAGCTACACCGGGTTCTTAAGAAAGGAGGAACAGCATTGATTCAAACTCCTTTTAAAACCGGTGATATTTACGAAGACTTTCAGATTAAAACTCCCGAAGAACGTTTAAAGCATTTTGGACAGGAAGATCATGTGAGAATTTATTCTGTACACAGTCTGGTTCAGCGGCTTCAAAATGCCGGATTTCAGACAGAAACCAAAGTTTTTGAACAGGACCATTACCGAGGCTTTTCAGATCAGGAAACGGTTATCGTTTGTAAAAAATAAAAAAACGCACTTTTCAAAGTGCGTTTTTTGTTATGGGTATAGATTTATTTGATTACTTAAAATCTTCAATCGCTTTATTGATTGCATCAATCTGCTTATTGATACTGGCTGCATTCTGAGGATTCTGTCTCAACAGTTCCATCTTTTTACTTAAACCGTCTTTCAGCATCTGGGAAATCATCATTTTCACCTGAGGGTTATCTCCCATCTCACCTTTCGCGTGGCTGATGATCTTCGTAATATTCTCAGTAGCCTTCAGATTATCTGAGCTCATAATCCAGTTGTAACCTTCTTCCGCCGATTTCCCGAGCTCCGGGTTCTGGAACTTAATGAAGGGATAAAACGCCACAAGCGGAGTGATGTTGGACATTTGAGAGATCACCTTATTTTTCACAATAACCGGAAGAAGATTGCCAAGCAAATCATCGGAGGCGCCTTCCAGGTCAATTTTATCAGCCAGCGTACTTGCTTTTGACGGATCTACAGCCAAAACAGCACTTACAGACTGGGCTTTTACGGAGTTGGAAACTGCATTCACTCCTTTTTCAAAAAGCGGAAGGTATTTCTTATCTTTAGTTTTCGCTAATGCACCAATTGCTGCAGCCTGAACCATTGTTCTTGGATCACCGGAAGCCAGCTTTTCAACATCAGCTCCAAAAGCTTTCATTTGCTCAGGATTGGAAAGATCCATGAACTGAAGCGCTTTGATTCTTACTTTAAAATACGGATCTTTTATAGCAGCAGCCAGCAGTTTTGTAGCGGCAGGATTTTTTCCTACCTGATCTTTAATAGCGGTCAGTGCTTTGTATCTGTTTTTAAGCTCCTTTGAGTTGGTAAACTGCATCAGGTTCTGCTCAGGAGTTTTTGTTTCGGTAATATCCGCCACTAAAATTCCGTCTGCATTGATATTGACAAGATCCGGATTTTTAGAAACATCAAAATTAAAGGTATTCTTCGCTTCTCCATTTACCCAGACATTGTATCTTTTCGGTTTACCGTTGTCATAGACATCAATGGCCAGCGGAAATTCAAACGGCTGCTCCTGGGTCTGATTAATGGTTACCGCCACCTGCTTCTTCACGGGTTCAAACGTGAATGAATAATTGATCTTCGGGTTCCCGCTTCCGAAATACCACTGATTGAAGAACCAGTTCAGGTCTTTCCCGGAAACTTTTTCGAAAGAAAGTCTGAGCTGATGAGCTTCTGCATTCTGGTATTCATATGTTTTCAGATAGTCCTGCATTCCTGCAAAGAATGCATCATCACCCAAATAGTTTCTCAGCATGTGAAGGATTCCGCCTCCTTTCTGATACGTCACCAGGTCAAAAACGTCCTCACGGGAATCATAATTGAATCTCACCAGGTTTTTCTTAAAATCTGCAGGATTGTGGATATACATATTGACATCCATCATCTGGTGGTAATCTGCATGGTCTTTTCCGTATTTGTAATCATTCCAGAGGTATTCGGAATAGTTGGCAAAAGATTCATTCACGGTAAGGTTGCTCCAGCTTTCTGCAGTAACAAGATCCCCAAACCAGTGATGGAACAATTCGTGGGCAATGGTATCTTCCCATTTGTTTTCATCAATCAGCTGTCCGGGTTTCTGAAGAACATCGCTTCCATGAAGGGTAGCCGTTGTATTTTCCATAGCACCGCTTACATAATCCCTTCCTGAGATCTGTGCATATTTTGCCCACGGATAATCATAGCCCAGTTTTTTCGAGAAAAACTCCATCATTTCCGGGGTATTCCCGTAGATCTGCTTCGCATATGGTTCGTACTCCTTTTCAATATAATATTCTACCGGAACATTTTTCCATTTGTCTTTCACAATGGCATATTCGCCTACGCCCATAAAGAACAGGTAAGTGGCATGTCTTTTATCCATTACCCAATGATCTGTTCTCAGCCCGTTGGCCTCTTTCTGGGAATCTTTTAAAATACCGTTGGAAAGCGTGACATATTTGTCAGGAACGGTCATATAGATCTCCTGGGTAGTCTTTTGGTTCGGTTTATCAATGGTTGGAAACCATGCGGAAGAAGATTCAGTTTCACCCTGCGTCCAGATCTGTGTAGGCATATCCGGGTCCTGTCCCTGTGCATTGACGAAGTACAGACCTTTAGCATCATTAATAGCCATGCTTCCCTGCTGCTTCACTTCATTAGGACGTGCGGTATATTTGATATAGACTGTATATTCCTGATTTTTCTGATAGGTTTTATCCAGGCTGATTTTCAGGATATCATTTTTATATTCATATTTTAAAGGAGACTTTTTTCCGTTGCTCTCAAGGGCTACCTCATGGATCAACATGCTTTTTGCATCCAGCGTAAGCTCGTTAGTCGCATAAAAGTACGGAGAGGCCGTCAGCCATTCTTCTCCCGCCATCTGCTCTTTCTGATAATCAAAATTTACTTTAAGTTTGGTATGCTTAAGCTCCGTTACTTTGGCTGTGGTGGCTCTGTATACTTTTTCCCGTCCTGAAGTTTCGGTTTGTGCTGATACATGGGTGGAAAAGAAAATTCCGAGTATAGCAATTGATAAAATCGCCTTTTTCATCTGTTACTTTATTATTTTTTAGAATTATTTTTTGTTATGATATCAAAAATATCATTCACTAAGGTTTCATAATCTCCTGTTTTTAGCTGTTCCTTGGTTTTTGCAAACGCTTTTTTCAGTTCGCTTTCAGGGTTTTCATCATCGATGATTTCGGCCGAAGCCACTCCTTTTAACTGAAGAATTGCATTTCTGATGGCTTCCAGATCTGCATTTTCTTCGGTATTGATTTTCAGATATTTCATTTTATTGTTTTTTAAAGGTAAATTGATTGGTACCCTGCGAGAAATCCATCGTTCCTTTTTCAGCATTAAACTTCATTTTGATGCCTGCCATGTCAAACTTAAATTCAGTTTCAGAAACGGCATCCAGTGGAAATGCACCTTGGCCGGTAGCCTGCCCCTTCAGCTTTCCTCCCTCTGAGAATATTTTTATATCGAGTGGAAAACCATCAGCTTTATACAGGCCTTCATATTTTTTCAGAAGATCTTCCGGTACTGAAATTTCTTTAAAATCAGGCATTTTAAAATCTTTTCCGGTAGCCGTCTGGAGCATTTTAATGGAAATATCGTTATTGTCATAATCAGATTGATTCGTAATAGCGCTCACTCCTATTTTCAGTTCCGGGAAGTAGTACAGCACGGAACGGAACTGATCAATTCCTCCGTTATGCCCATATCCCCAATATTTTTCAAAAGGAACTTTTGTAATTCCATAGCCGTAGTTATCGGTAAAGCCTTTCATCTGACCAAGACTGTTCTTCGTGATCAGCTTGCCGTTTTCCAGCGCAATGATGAACTTCAGGAGTTCTGTGGATGTAGAAATGATATTTCCTGCTCCTCCGGGAACACTCATATCCGTTTCCTGCCACGGTTCATACGATCCATTGGCATATACGTAGGAAAACGCCTGGTTTTTGGAAGGATCAATTTTTCCTCCGACTTTGGTCAGGGTCAATTTTAAAGGGGCCGCAATTTTATCCTGTATCAACTGTGCGTAGCTCTTTTTATACACTTTTTCCAAAATAAAACTCAGCAGGATATAATTTGAATTACTGTATTCGTATTTTGTCCCCGGCTGGAAATCACTTTTATATTTTTTGATGATCGAAACCAATGATTCTTGTGTCTGTGGAGCCGTATTATAATTCCAGTATTCTGCTTCGTCGGTCAGGTTATGAATTCCGGTCCTGTGCTGCAAAAGATTGGCGATGGATATCTTATCCGCATTTTCAATCTCCGGAAAAAATTGTGATAATTTCGTATCAATGCTAAGCTTTTTATCTTCAACGGCTTTCATCACCAAAACCGCAGTAAATGTTTTGGAAATAGAACCGATACGGTATTGGGTATTCATATTGGCTTTCTGCTGTTTTACGGCATCAGAAAATCCGGTTACTTTCAAAAATGTAGGCTGATCATTCTCTGCAAACGCAAAGCTTCCCATTACTTTATGGTGAGCCGAAAGGGAATCCAGATAATCTGCCAGTTTTTGTCTGTTTGAATTTTGGGCGGACATGATGCAGGAAGCACTTGTTGCCGCAACTAAAAAAATACGTTTCAGGGTCATAAGTATACTTTTACAATCAGTAGTAAAACAGGGCTGTTTGTTACAATTTGAACTGTTAAAATGCTAACGGTAATCGTTGGCAGAGATTCCGTTATTTTCCATCTGAGACAGTATTTTATCGTCTTCTTTCCAGGAGCTGTCTTGTTTGAGATAGTTCAGGATGGCTTTCTTATTTCCAACGTTGTTAAAGGAAAGAAGTTCTGATAAATAATATCTTTTATGATCCGTGTCAAGGGAATCATTTTTGATCAACTCAAGAAATTCCTTTTGCAGAGGAGCCGCATATTCTTTTTTGTGCCATGAATTGATATACAGCAATGCCGGCAGCCTGTGATGTTCAAAAGCCTGTTTTGCAATCTGCTTTTTCAGTCCTTCAGAATAGGTCCTGTTTCTTAAAGCCATCGTCAGGATAAGTTCTGAGGAATCCGGCATGAAAAGAAGCATACTGTCCAGCTGTTTTAAACCGGAATCAGATTTCAGTTCTTTGGATTCTAATTTGTAATAATGGTTCCAGTAAACCGGTTCTGCAGGATGATCTTCACTGATGATGCAGCCATCCTGGATATGAATCTTTCCCTTTCTGTTAATGATTTTCTCAAAAACCGAAACCATGTAAAGGTTGTTTTTTTCCTGAAGCCCAATGGCCGCATATACCGCCACCACATTATTTTTATTGTCCGTAAGGGCCAGTAGCTCACTTTCTGAGGCCGTATCAATAAGTTTTGTGAAATTTTTGAAATTGGCAGGAGTTTCTGTTGCTCCTTTGCCCCCCTCTTCTGTTTCGTAGATATTTAGTGCGGAAATATCCTTAACAATTTTTCTTAAATGCGGCGGAACACCTAAAGTATCGAAAACGGCATCTTTTGTAAAATCAAAACGATCAATCAGCTGTTCTGATATTACAAGCCTTTTCTCTTCTTTCTTTTGACAGCTAAAAAGAAAAACGATACAGACTACAGCAAAAAACCTTGGTACATTCATTACACCGCTACAGGTGCCTTGATTCCCGGATGCGGATCATAATTTTCAAGGGTAAAATCTTCAAAATTAAAATCGAAAATATCTTTAACCTCAGGGTTCAGTTTCATCATAGGAAGCGGTCTCGGTTCTCTGGAAAGCTGTTTGTTTACCTGTTCAAAATGATTGTTGTAAATATGAACATCCCCAAAGCTGTGGACATAATCTCCAACTTCAAGATCACATACCTGCGCCACCATCATGAGCAACAACGCGTAGCTTGCAATATTGAACGGCACGCCCAGAAAGACATCGGCGCTTCTCTGGTACAGCTGTAATGACAGTTTTCCATCCGCTACATAAAACTGGAATAAGGCATGGCATGGCGCCAATGCCATATTGGGAATTTCAGCAGTGTTCCATGCAGAAACAATCAGCCTTCTGGAATCCGGATTTTTTTTAATCTGCTGAATCACTTCAGAGATCTGATCCACTACTTTTCCTTCAGCTCCCTGCCAGCTTCTCCATTGGGCACCATAAACGGGTCCCAGGTCACCATCTTCGTTAGCCCATTCGTCCCAGATGCTTACCCCATTATCATTGAGATATTTCACATTGGTATCTCCTTTTAAAAACCAAAGCAATTCATAAATAATGGATTTCAGATGAACTTTTTTGGTGGTTACCAACGGAAAGCCTTTAGACAGGTCATACCTCAGCTGGTACCCGAAAACACTTCTTGTTCCGGTGCCTGTTCTGTCGGTTTTATCTGTTCCATTATCCAGGATATGCTGTAAAAGGTCTAGGTAGTTCTGCATTTTAAAAGCGGGTTTTGATGGTTCAAATTTAGAAAAAACTAACCGATTTTAAGTTATCACAGATCATAAAAAAACAGCTGTGAAAAATTATTTTCACAACTGTTTACTGTTAACTACTTATTGTTTGGATCCCGCAGGATTCTTTAAAAACCTATGATTAATTTTTAATAATCTTCTGAGTCACTTTCTCTTTGCCGTTATCCAATGAAAGGATGTACACGCCCTGAAGCAATGATTCCACATTGATGGAGTGGGATTTTGTTTCTCCGGACTGTACCACACTTCCTCGGGCATCAACAAGCTGGTATCTGAACTCGGATCCTGACTGGGATTTAATCTTAATCGCATCTTTTACCGGATTTGGATATACACTGATGGCAGCACTACCGGAAGAAGAAGCTTCAGCAATCAGCGAAGTCATGGTACCTGCTGCAGCTATTTTCAATGTATAGTCTTCCACCTGCCCGTAGCTGAATGTTCCACATGAAGAGGTAGGTGTTCCGTTATATTTCATAATGACTCTCATTCTGGTATTTCCTGTCAGTGCTGTAGATGGAATGGTGATGTTTCCGGACACCGGAGAAAGTGTGGTTGCGGTCCTGGACCATGCCAATTCTCCAACATCTGTAAAGTCACCGTCACCGTTATAATCGATATACACTGCATATCCTTCGCTATACTTCAATGATGTCCAGGAAGGAGTAATGGTGATGGTATAAGAATTTCCTTTGGTCACATTTCCAACAACAGATGTGAAATTCTCATATCCTGCTGTACCTGTGGAAGCCTGATTGATATCTGCAAATTTCATATTACTGATGCGTTCGTCTGCTGTAGAATTGCCGGAAGCAGTACAATAGGTAGTGGTAGTTCCGCCGGATTGAGTGGTTACATTTACGGTATTGCTTGCTGCTGAAATATTTCCTGCCGCATCTTTTGCTTTAACTGTAAAACTGTATGAAGTCGCCGGAGAAAGTCCTGTTACGGCATACGTTGTAGCAGTAGTTGTAGAGCCTACAAGACTTGTTCCTCTATACACATCGTATCCTGTGACTCCTACATTATCTGTAGATCCGCTCCATGATAATGTGGTTGAGTTCTGAGTGGTAGAAGAAGCTGACAGCTGCGGCGCGGTAGGAGCCTGAGTATCAGTAGTCGTTCCGCCGGAGTATGCTGTTCCTAAACCTACTGCGTAGAATGCATTCTGAGTAGCCTGATGTTCTGCTGAATCAGTACCGAAAAGATCTTTTGCAGATTGAATTCCATAAGTCAGGGCATTGTTATAATTAGAATTGGAAGTCAGGTAGGAAGTCTCCAGCCTGTAAACAATTTTGGCTGCTTTTTCAAATCCGATTCCTGTTACATTGAAGCTGTTTCCAATATCATTGGTCCCAGTACCTCCCATTACCAGAAGATAGAACCAATAGTTCAGGACACCGCTGTTGTAATGAACCCCACAGCTATCGTTAGTATTCGGGTTTGGAATACATGAATTACTTGCGTCCTTCCAGTAAGTTCCTTTATAAGTATCCGGCTGTTTGGATAAACCTGAATTCGGATTGCTCATGGATCTTAAATAATTAGGTGATACTTTGGTGATATCCTCACCGATCAGGAAGTTCTGTTTTTCAGGGGCGTAAGTATACTCAACCACAGTTCCCCAGATATCGGAAAGCCCTTCATTCAATGCACCAGATTCTCTCTGATATACTAAGTTGGCTGTTTCCTGACATACCGCATGCCCTAATTCGTGGGCCGTTACATCAAATGCTCCAAGGGGTTTAAAATTGGTGGCACCATCACCGTATACCATTGCATTTCCGGTCCAGGCTGCATTTTCCCAGGAGTTTCTTACGTGGATATAGCTGTCAAGTACTGCTCCCTGGTTGTCGTAACTGTTTCTATTGAATGTGTCTTTGAAATAGTCGTAGGTTTTTTCTACTCCCCAATGAACATCCAGTGCTACGTCATTTCCAGTTGAGGAATGTTCAGCTGTTGTCCAGTTATTATCCGTATCAGTGATGTTGTTTTTGGTAAGGCTGGTGTAGTTGGCGTTGTTGTTATTGTAGGTATTAACTCCTCCTCCTCTTGTATTGTCTTTTAATGCATATTTTCCGCTAACAAGAGTGGTTTCAATTGATTTTGTTCCGCTATATTTTGTCTGAGCGGTTCCTGCAACAAAAATTGAGGCGAAATCCTGCTTTGAATTATTTTCCGGTCCGGCAAGAGAAATCTGAGTCTGTCCTTTTCCGTGGGCATGTTCTCCCACATGCTTCATCACCTGATCATTAAGCAGTACAGCTCCTGATTTGGCATCCACATACACGTGAGACCTTAAAAACGGCTCTGCTGAAAAGATATCAAACTTGTAAGAAAGCAATAGTCTGTATTTTCCATTTGAAGCCTCAACCGGCACGAATACAAGCTCTCCTTTGGGCTGATAATTGATTTCTTTTCCGTACTCCGTATTGGTCATCAGAACTTTGGCACCGATATGCTTCATGGCATTCTGAAGGGCTACAGATTCTGCAACGTCCGCCTGGGTATTCAGATCACTGGTATCATATGTTTCTCCGTTCATACTTACCAGGCTGCCTTTTACATAATGCAGCATGTAGGTGGCAAACTCCACCTTAATTCCCTCATGATAAAGCTGATACTTTTCATCAGAGAAATCACTAAAGAGTTTCGCGGAATTCACTTTAACCATTTTAGATCCTGCGGGAAGGCTGAGAACCTCGGAAAAGAATTTTCCACTATCGGACAATGCCAGTTCCCTGGCATTGGTTCCGGGTTTAAATGTAATGAATGACGAGGCGCCATCATCAATTCTTTGCTCAACATATCTTTGAGCTTGTAATGTAATGCCACTTACCAGAAGCGGAACAAAAACCATTAGGGTCAATTTGTTTTTCATAGAAAATAATATTTGGTGTGTTATCATTCCAAATATAATAATTGAACCAATACAATAAACAAAAATATCAAAATATTTTTACGAATTATTCATTTTTAATTAAATATTGTTGAAAAATAATTAATTAAAATAAAAGATAGATATAAAAAATTTAGTTAAAATATTTCAATCGAAAAAAAAATAATACATCAAAAACCTGACATTGATTAATATTTTTAACAAATAAAATTTATCACGTATTCCATCAAATTTTTATTATTTTTTTCACTTTAACCGGCTTAAGTGATCCATTTAGGTGAAAAATTTCCTTATTTTTTTAACAATAATTGATTACGAAAGAGTTAAAAATAGAAAATCCAACATCCCGATTATAATTTTTTACTTCAATTAATAATTTTTACACCTGTAATTCACCAGACATCTGTAATCTTCTGGTGAATATTGTTTATAAAAAATCCATCTCCAGATTTTTTACCTAGCATCGCCTTTACCAGAGGAGATTCTGCAGACACGGTCATGATTTTCTGGCTACCTGAAATAATCTCACCGGCAGATACCGTAACATAAAATAGACCTTTATCTGTTTTGACCAAAGCCCCTGCCTGGACTTTATCGGAAGGCTCGGCGGAGATTTTCCGGATCACGGAAAGCTGGTTCAGAGATTCATTAAGCTGCCTCTGAAGGTTATTGATTTCCTGCTGCAGCATTTCGCGCCCGGTTTCGTACTTGTCTCCCATGGAGCTTTTGGTATCATTATTAGAGGCGCGGGTTTCATCTATCAGGCTTTCGAAGGACCGGATTTTATCTGAGATTTTTGTTTTTATGGTGTTTAAGAGCTCCTGCTTATCCATGTAATGAAGTTTTTTTGAGAATTTTATAGCGGATGAATTATGTACAATATAAATTTCGGCTAAAGCCTGATCTCAATATACATAAATAAAGCGGGCTAAAGCCCGCTCCTATTGATGTTATGGTCTTTAGCCTTCTTTATTTTTCAAAAACTGCGTAGTCTGAAACTTTGAATGTAAAATATTTTCCACTGTCAAAATCTCTTTTTGTTTTGTCAAAGACATTCCTGAAAGTTCCGGACAGGTTCTGGTCTTCAATGGTAAAGTCTACCGGGCCTTTTGACATATTGAGAACGACAAGAACCTCATCTTTTCCGTTCTTCCTCAGATAGGCCAGGATTTTATCATTGGCAGTTGTATTAAGAAGGCGGGTTGATACGTTGGCATCCCCTCCTCTTAGTGCCGGGTTGGAAGCTTTTAACTCCAAAAGGGTTTTATAAAACTCGGCCATCTGATAGGTATTGGTCCATTTGATCGGGTCTTTTTCAAAGAATTCCAGTCTTTTCATATTGGGAAGCTCCTGCCCTGAATACAGAAGCGGTACCCCATTCCACGTGGCTGAGAATACAGCCATTGGTTTTGTAGTGGTACCGTATTTTTCGTATTCCGTCCCGTTCCAGGAATTTTCATCATGATTGGTGGTAAACCATGCTCTCATGGAGCCATCACCAATGTTAGAATATTGTACCAGCAGGTCTTTAAGTTCCTGAAGAGGCTCATTTTTCTTGTAATAGTCAGCAGATTTATGCATCCATTTCCATGAATAGCTGGCATCGAATACTTTTCCGTATTCCGGGCTTTCAAGTTCATCAAATTCTCCCAGCCAGAATAGTGGCTTTATTTTTTCTACTTCCGGACGGGCCTGTTCCCAGAAATCAACTTCTACCCAGGAGGCCAGGTCACATCTGAAACCGTCAATTCCGGTTTCTTTCACCCAGAATTTCATCGCATCAATCATGGCCAGTCTCATCTCCTGGTTTTTATAATCCAGTTCAATGATATCATCCATTCCTGAAGCAATATGAAACTTTCCGTCGGGATCTTTTAAATAGAATTCCGGATGTGTTTTGGTCCAGATATGGTCCCATCCGGTGTGGTTGGCCACCCAGTCTATGATCACTTTAAACCCAAGCCTGTGGGCTTCATTCACCATATGCTTGAAATCATTCATGGTTCCGAATTCAGGATTTATTGATGTAAAATCCGCGGATGCGTAAGGACTTCCAAGACTTCCTTTTTTATTTTGCTGGGCGATAGGCGTTACCGGCATAAACCATAGTGTTTTAACACCCATTTTCTTGAGCCGGGGCATTTCTTTTTCAAATGCTTTAAAGGTTCCTTCCGGTGTATATTGTCTTATATTGACTTCATAAATATTGGTTGTGTGTTTCCAATTTTTGGGCAAATCCATAGTGTTTGTAGTATTTCGAGTGGTACAGGAAACAATTCCCAGACCAATTATTGCTAGCAGAATCAGTTTCTTCATTCATCTATTTTTAACAAAAGTAAGGAATGTTTTTGGGAAAGGGAGGAGACGAGAGGGTGAAAGAGCGAATTTGCAAAAAGGCAAAGATGGCAAAGAAAGCTAT containing:
- a CDS encoding alpha-amylase family glycosyl hydrolase: MKKLILLAIIGLGIVSCTTRNTTNTMDLPKNWKHTTNIYEVNIRQYTPEGTFKAFEKEMPRLKKMGVKTLWFMPVTPIAQQNKKGSLGSPYASADFTSINPEFGTMNDFKHMVNEAHRLGFKVIIDWVANHTGWDHIWTKTHPEFYLKDPDGKFHIASGMDDIIELDYKNQEMRLAMIDAMKFWVKETGIDGFRCDLASWVEVDFWEQARPEVEKIKPLFWLGEFDELESPEYGKVFDASYSWKWMHKSADYYKKNEPLQELKDLLVQYSNIGDGSMRAWFTTNHDENSWNGTEYEKYGTTTKPMAVFSATWNGVPLLYSGQELPNMKRLEFFEKDPIKWTNTYQMAEFYKTLLELKASNPALRGGDANVSTRLLNTTANDKILAYLRKNGKDEVLVVLNMSKGPVDFTIEDQNLSGTFRNVFDKTKRDFDSGKYFTFKVSDYAVFEK